Part of the Arachis hypogaea cultivar Tifrunner chromosome 6, arahy.Tifrunner.gnm2.J5K5, whole genome shotgun sequence genome, TGATAACAATGGCTCCAACAGCAGCAACAGCAACAATTCACTCTCTCAAAAGATCAAGAATTCTCCTTATCTTAGGAGTCTTTGGCCACAGCTTCAAGCAAGACCAACAAGGACTAGAAAGAGAGGTAGAGCCCCAATTTTAACACTTCCACCTTCTTCACTCTTTAAAAGGCAAAAACTCAACAACACAAATAATCTTCTACTAGGATTTTATCCCTCTACAACAAAGAACCTACTTTCATTACAAAgtttgaattttgttcctcctcaTCAACAACTCGGTAATCCTCTCTCTAATCATGCAATTGGGGTTCTTAATTGTCAATTAGAAAACACTAATGATGTTAGCACTATCAGTAATTCCACTACAAGCCCAAGTTTGGTTACACTTCCACTTCTTCCATgttcaccttcttcttcttctacttcttccatCCATCAACCACCAAAGTTTGACttaaccaacaacaacaatgcttGCAAAGAAGTAACATTTGATCTGAATTTGACTGCGAAGTTGCACATCCCGGAAGAGAAGGATCTCTTGCAGCAACTTCAGAGGCCGGTGGCGATGACGGCGACAGCAGCAACAAATAACAATGTGGTAGTAGTAGCTCCtcaaccggttcgaccggttgGTTCCTCCATAAGCGTTGGTTGCATCAATGAAGATGCAACAATGGCAATTCAAGATCAGAATCTCAAGAGAAAACAAGAGGTTGAGGATGAGGTTGAAACCGAGACATTACCAGCAATTATAACAGACTCAAAAAACCGGGTTAGGATGGTAAATTCCTCATACAAGGAACTAGTTGGTCAACCAGAATGTCCATGGCTTGAATCCATGGTAACAAGCATTCAATGCGGgtcatcagcatcatcatcaacaCCATCATCATCACCAAGATCATCATCTCCAAGAAGTAACAAGAGGATAAGTGGTGAAGTAGCACTTCAAGTCTGTGATGATTCAATTAAGATACCAGATTCATCATCATCAAATGGATTCTCTTGCTGGGTTAGGATTGAATGGCAAAGCAGTGAAGATCAGAGGAAGAAGTTTTGTGTGAATGCTTTCTGTGATGTTACCAAGTTGTGTTGTGAATCGAGGGATTATGTGTTCTCGTGGAGGTTCCACACGCGCACCAGAGAAGCTTCTCAATCTAGTTgcaatctttaagaaatctgcatgtttttattttaatttcttcttaGATTATATAGTTCTAGTAGTAGTGTGAAACCTTAGCTTTGTTCTTATTATTAtctatatattatacatatatatctATGTACATTATTACATAGTTATATAATAGATATATGCTAATATAGTATTAgctatcaattatatatattatatagtttTGTTATGCTTTGTGCTTATAATATTAATGTACTTTAAGGACAAAGTTTGCTAGTTATGAATCTTGGTGTTACCCTCATTTTCCTAATTCTCTTTTCAGTTCCTAAACAAAtctcttgaatttttatttttaggtaaCTATATTCTAAATTTGTCTAAATAGTTGAATGGTGTTAAATAATGAATATTTAACTATAtgtttagttaaatatattttattatttaattaaatatgtttgattaaattatttaactgttTATAATATCTTTAAACCTTCGAATAATGAAGATATCTAAGCTTTGTATATATATGAAGATATGATCATCTAAAtatgtttgattaaattattaacaGTTTatcatagtaaaaaaaaaaatctaactctgtataatattatttttaaataaatatattattgttaCGTGGATAATCTGAAAGAGATGATTCAGAGATGGATTGTGTTTGAATGGATTGTGTTTGAATGAAAGGTTTAAGCCTGGAATTGCCGTTCGAGTTGTGCATCACATGGAATGGGGTGATACCTGTAAAGATGTTGTGCACTGGATGGAATGGGGGTGATACCTGTAAAGATGCCGTTCGAGTTGTGCATCAGATGGAATGGGGTGATACCTGTAAAGATGTTGTGCACTGGATGGAATGGGGATGATACCTGTAAAGATTTGTGCATCAGATGGAATGGGGTGATACCTGTAAAGATGTTGTGCACTGGATGGAATGGGGATGATACCTGTAAAGATATCTAAGAATGGGGTGATACCTGTAAAGATATCTAAGTTAGTAAAGAATTAAGTATGTTTAGGATGTATAAGTAGGTTTAGGATGTATAGGATGTATTGGATTATGTCACTTCTGAAGGTGGACTTCTGAAGGTGGATAACCGTAGTGTTATTAAGATATCTCTTCTAGAAGTAGATGGATGAGAGATTTTAGGtaaataagtgttatctgccggTTTATGTCGAACTTGACCTCCAAAGAGGTCGGCTAAACAGTAAAGGCCAATCTTTAGATTGGACCTCTTTTGACTTACTTAGACCTGATTGGACCTCTTTTGACTTACTTAAACCTGAATTATAATATTGGGATAGGACATGaacaattatattattaaaataattatcttatttttatttatttttttagttatacaATTAGGATACTTTTGGcaatgtttatgtttatgtttataatttataagttttattattatatttatacaaTTAGGAAGATCTATGACCTTCATGGAATGTTGTTATTGAGTTAGTTTGAGATCCACTTAGATTTGTCTTAATACCTATTGGACTAGTAGCATTATCTATACAACATTACTGATTGCATTTTGTTCCTTTTTTATATAGAGTTAAGCTTattataattattgataaaaaattgataatataaaataattttacacaaatatttaaatgtatactgttatatttttaaaaataatctgaatttgattaaatgtttacatcaaaattaaacttaaaaaaaaaatgcacATCAAATATGATTATATGAAAATTCCATGAGACTAGGAAACATAAAAAATACAAAGGCTGTCATTAGAGGTTTAAATTGAAACAAACAAATAGTCATGAGTAAATTCTCAATCTCATATTCTCATATCCAAATAAAAAAACAGGAAATCGTTtccttaaataaaaaactaaatatatgtagtttattattaaatatttaattatttaattataaaatatataaaaatatatatagtatataacatgactaatttaattcctaaatttttttaccgaaaaaatatttaataatttattatcaaaGTCTAACAAGAAACTAGCTAGTTTATTCTGAATGCATTTATTATGAAACAACCACGGATTTGggaatctattttaaaattatataggaTGATTATATCAAAACTTCCAAAAGAACATATCAAGTCTTGACGTTTATTAGAAGGTGGGTTCTATGATGCCTTGTgtttaaattgtttaattttttttaattttttttaaataaaaaataaaatatttaaaataaaaaataaattatataaaatttattaaatattatttatttattttttttaataacttaaaTACAAAGTGATAAACACCATAGTATTCACTTTATTATAATTCACTTAGGCGATCATTTTCAGagtgattaatttattgattattaatattattgttttaaAAAAGTGAAAGAATGAATAACAAAAGTTAAATATACCGGCTTTGCATATTCTAAGCTGCCCAGTTGtcgttttgtttgtttctcaCAATGAAACGCCATTTGTATCCCTTGTTCACATCGAGCATTATTCTTTCCACATCTTCTGCTTTTCAACAATGAAAATTTCTTCGGAATAAATGGTCCAATATAACTCCTTAATTaatatactaaatattttttattaaagccGGAAAAACTCTTTATTTAATCTGAtagtaaatattctttttggtCACTAGTTAAAATTTCGGGGAACAAATGAGATTTGAAAATCTCTTATAAAAAGTCTCACATCGTTTAAAAAGATGAGCATCTCAGTCACTGTATCTAGAATTTGTTAATGTTTGTACCACTAAACAATTATTTTACTATCTTTTTATATCAAAGAGGATATATAGGTGAATTTTCAAATCTGAAAGAGAATTGAAAATTTTGTTAGGAATCAAATTCAAAATGgctatttgttatttttaatttaattttataaatcatcATTATTGTAAATTTCTAGTCATATTTCTAATATAATTTTCATCATTTTCATAGTGTTTAGTAGTTTTAATAAGAGTAATGATTAGGAATTTTAATCCATCTTTCTAATTATGTTCTTAATACGTAAATGAATAAAAACtcaaatatatatgttattttttaaaatatcaaaagattaaaaggttttaagaaataaaaattttatttaaaaattaagaagatATATTAAGATTTTCAGTTATTTTTCTTTCGTAAATACTACTAACACATGGTTAGTTTGAGTTACAAatacttttcttttgtcattAATCTTGGATTCGAATTCTAAGTATAAAATAATACTCAATTTGATTTCTGAAATTTAAGGTCGGACTTAAATTGActcttaaaattataattgactcaattcgacTCCTAAAATTTACAATAACTTGCTAAGATTTGAATTTCTCGTCTAGATTTCATACAACTAAGATTTATTAGACCTTTTAGAAGTTTGATTCAACATATGACAATAACAAGTTTTGGAGTTTTAATAAATTTTGGTCACATAGAAGTTCGACAAAGAATCCAAATCACAATATATTAATATACCAAATTAAACGTTGTTAACGGATATTAGCTCAAAAGTTAATGTGAGTTAAAATTGTAAATTTTGAGTCTATTTTAaatctattaaaattttaaaggtcAAATTAAATTCGATTTTAAATTTTAGGGTCAAATTGAGTATTAATTTCTTAGTAAtgacttaaaaatattaaaacattacACAACTTCTCCAATAAAACAATAACTATGCCGCTTTAAAAAtatagtatttattatttaataactaaGATCACTCACTACTCTCTTAATATATTTCCAAACCTTCAAACCAAAATTCCATAAGTTTATCGAACCAAAAAATGGCACCATTAACACCAAAATCCAATGATAATGAGGACCCTGAGGAAAACCAAGCTCTTAATAAGCTTGAATCAGCATGTTCTGATTTAGAATCTTTCCTCAGAGCAACAGAGATCATGGAACACAACCTTGTAACCATGGAAACAAGGTTCGATCTCTTACAAGGATCTTTATCCAATGCATCCAGAAGGATCACACCTTTGCAATCCTTGGCCATGTCAAGGAAAGCACTTGAAACAAGGATCAACCGAGCCGTTTCGCCGGCGCTGGAGCTCATCGAGACCTTTAAGGTCGCCGAGTCCCTCCAGCACCGGATTCTTGACCTCTCGGCCAATCTCTTGGCCGAGAGGACACAGCAGAAGAGGCTCCAGAAGCTTCTAGAATACGCCGATTGCGTTGATAGGTTAAACGAGGCGATTAACTCTATATGTCAAGTTGGTGAGGGTGTCATTTTGAAGCTTCAAGAGGTTGTGGAGTTCATAAGCAGAACAAAGGCTGCGGATCAATACAGGACACAAAGGTTGTCATACTCATACAACACACTTTGATCATTTTTATGTTGCTAACAAAATTTACCCAACAAATAATGTCCTTTTGCTACATATAAAGGATGAAGTTTTCATCTTCAATTTACAATTTTgtcaacaaaattttttttttggtaattttaaGTTTCACTAAGTTATTATCAAGATacctttttttatttcaattaactaTTCTATTTAAAAGAGacaaaaattttgaaacaaagagAGTAATATagtattttatttagtttcataaaatttttatcaTTGTTATTTGCACATTATTAgacaaattatattaataatatgaaCCATTTGCATAGGTTGAGAGAGGCACTAGCCACACTGAAGGCACTGTATGAAACTGAGGTGGATGAGATGAGATTTGAAGGGTTACTAGACCAAGCTTTGCTTCATATGCAAGATGAATTTGAGGCAATATTCTTGAGCATAAAGCATAAGAACCTAGGAGATATGTCACAACTacaatatgatgatgatgatgaaaataaTAATGATACTAACAATGAACTTGTCAATAACAACTTTGTTGCTTGTGAATTGGGGTCAGAGCTTGAAGTTGAAGTCCTCAGAAGAATTTCATTCACTCTTGCTGCTAATGATTGCTTGGATATTTGCATTGATATCTACGTCAAGGTGATGATTCAtctatttaactatttttattttcattacttCAGTTTTAGTTTTAATAGTAGATATTCTCTATAGAAAAAATATATgggataaaatattttatttgacctACTCTTATTAGTTAGTTTAACTAGAATAGATGTACACTGCTTAAAGTCTTAAACCTCACATGTATagaaattaattctaatattattttttatataaaaaaaagatatttgaagTTTTGCACATAGGTTTTCATCACACTAACTGTAGACCATTTCATTGCTTTGgttgaaaaaaaaagtgaaaagcaaaagaagaaggatacAGATTCCCCATTTCCAAAACAACTTTAGGATAAAagaatgagtttaattttgatgcattaatAGCGTAAAGGGTTTTACACAGTCATGCAATTACATCCGTTTTTTTAGTTGACTATTCAAGCAATTAATGTAAAAGGTAGTTATTTTTACTGACGTGGCATTACAAATGCAtatgtaaaactactttacactgaga contains:
- the LOC112756041 gene encoding uncharacterized protein, with protein sequence MIKTLNPNYPNNTAKTAEIMSRYRPIAPKPDTNNSSSSSLTDNNGSNSSNSNNSLSQKIKNSPYLRSLWPQLQARPTRTRKRGRAPILTLPPSSLFKRQKLNNTNNLLLGFYPSTTKNLLSLQSLNFVPPHQQLGNPLSNHAIGVLNCQLENTNDVSTISNSTTSPSLVTLPLLPCSPSSSSTSSIHQPPKFDLTNNNNACKEVTFDLNLTAKLHIPEEKDLLQQLQRPVAMTATAATNNNVVVVAPQPVRPVGSSISVGCINEDATMAIQDQNLKRKQEVEDEVETETLPAIITDSKNRVRMVNSSYKELVGQPECPWLESMVTSIQCGSSASSSTPSSSPRSSSPRSNKRISGEVALQVCDDSIKIPDSSSSNGFSCWVRIEWQSSEDQRKKFCVNAFCDVTKLCCESRDYVFSWRFHTRTREASQSSCNL